In a single window of the Diospyros lotus cultivar Yz01 chromosome 10, ASM1463336v1, whole genome shotgun sequence genome:
- the LOC127810918 gene encoding ABC1 family protein YPL109C, mitochondrial-like isoform X1, whose translation MPPIRIVMSRSLAFRRLAHSLLPSQKAGSSEIRVNGAKITVRLSYILCRLYSQYKLPNKGFSSYNLCKINLGKTTVYKSSNVHSASKTMSHHAQIAWKRLSQICSYNGPVLPPISRFACAISLALTRLQVRAPGVLAFFIGELAWTPRKLAEAECFPTENLFYMHADGHVYLTLFLYSLLEGLILFLRAIYLAILFSPCIVMAPFVDRFGIEFRKTWFHIIHLTLEKAGPAFIKWGQWAATRPDLFPRDLCAELAKLHTKAPAHSYAYTKMTIEKAFGRNLYDIFENFEEEPVASGSVAQVHRATLKFQYPGQLIKPILVAVKVRHPGVGEAIRRDFVLINLLAKISKFMPTLKWSRLDESVQQFSVFMMSQVDLAREAANLSRFTYNFRKSKDVSFPKPLYPLVHPAVLVETYEHGESVLHYVEELEGFEHIKSGLAHIGTLALLKMLLVDNFIHADMHPGNILVRASRSKASSKKLFKPRPHIIFLDVGMTAELSRKDRNTLLEFFKAVVLRDGRTAAECTLKLSKQQNCPNPEAFIEEIEQTFSYWDSEEGGSFHPAECMQQMLEQVRRHRVNIDGNICTVMVTMLVLEGWQRKLDPGYDVLRTMQTLLFRVDWVESLLYTIEGVMAP comes from the exons ATCTTTGGCATTTAGGAGGCTTGCACATTCCCTTCTCCCAAGCCAGAAGGCTGGCAGTTCCGAGATAAGAGTTAATGGGGCAAAAATTACAGTTAGGCTCTCTTACATCCTGTGCAGATTATATTCACAGTATAAACTTCCTAATAAAGGATTTTCTTCATATAacttatgtaaaattaatttggggaaGACTACTGTTTATAAGAGCTCCAATGTACATTCAGCAAGTAAAACAATGTCACACCATGCTCAAATTGCCTGGAAAAGGCTTTCTCAGATATGTTCCTACAACGGACCAGTTCTACCACCAATAAGTAGGTTTGCCTGTGCAATAAGCCTTGCCTTAACGCGATTGCAAGTGAGAGCTCCAGGCGTTCTTGCATTTTTCATTGGGGAGCTAGCCTGGACACCAAGAAAATTGGCAGAGGCAGAATGCTTCCCAACagagaatttattttatatgcatGCAGATGGGCATGTTTACTTGACTTTATTTCTATACTCACTTTTAGAGGGTTTGATATTGTTTCTGAGAGCCATATATCTGGCAATTTTGTTCTCGCCCTGCATTGTTATGGCTCCATTTGTGGATCGTTTTGGCATTGAGTTTAGAAAGACATGGTTTCACATTATTCATCTTACATTGGAAAAAGCAGGCCCAGCATTTATTAAATGGGGTCAGTGGGCGGCAACTAGGCCAGATCTCTTCCCAAGAGATCTGTGTGCTGAGCTGGCAAAACTTCATACTAAAGCACCAGCACATAGCTATGCCTACACGAAAATGACTATTGAAAAGGCATTTGGAAggaatttatatgatatatttgaaaattttgaagaagaaCCTGTAGCTTCTGGAAGTGTTGCTCAAGTTCACCGAGCTACCTTAAAATTCCAATATCCTGGCCAACTTATCAAGCCCATTCTGGTTGCTGTGAAGGTTAGACATCCAGGTGTTGGTGAAGCAATCAGAAGggattttgtattaattaatttgcttgcaaaaatatcaaagttcATGCCAACATTGAAATGGTCAAGATTGGATGAAAGTGTACAacaattttctgttttcatgATGTCTCAAGTTGATCTAGCAAGGGAAGCAGCTAATTTGAGTCGTTTCACATACAATTTCCGCAAGTCAAAGGATGTTTCGTTCCCAAAACCTTTGTATCCCCTGGTGCACCCAGCTGTTTTAGTGGAGACTTATGAGCATGGTGAAAGTGTTCTGCACTATGTTGAGGAGCTTGAAGGATTTGAACATATCAAAAGTGGCCTTGCACACATTGGGACTCTTGCACTCCTAAAAATGCTTCTG GTAGACAATTTTATTCATGCAGACATGCATCCAGGAAATATTCTTGTTAGGGCATCTCGGAGCAAGGCTTCAAGTAAAAAGCTTTTTAAACCAAGGCCTCATATCATTTTCCTCGATGTGGGCATGACTGCTGAACTTTCTAGGAAAGATCGAAACACCTTACTGGAGTTCTTTAAGGCTGTAGTGCTTCGAGATGGTCGCACTGCTGCAGAGTGCACACTCAAGTTATCTAAACAACAGAACTGCCCAAACCCAGAGGCTTTCATTGAG GAGATAGAACAAACTTTTAGTTACTGGGATTCTGAAGAAGGTGGTTCTTTTCATCCTGCTGAGTGCATGCAACAAATGCTTGAGCAAGTTCGGCGTCATAGAGTAAACATTGATGGCAATATCTGCACTGTGATGGTAACCATGTTGGTTCTAGAG GGGTGGCAGAGAAAGCTTGACCCAGGGTATGATGTTCTGCGCACAATGCAAACATTGCTATTCAGAGTTGACTGGGTAGAGTCTCTGCTCTACACTATTGAAGGAGTCATGGCTCCTTAA
- the LOC127810918 gene encoding ABC1 family protein YPL109C, mitochondrial-like isoform X2 — translation MSHHAQIAWKRLSQICSYNGPVLPPISRFACAISLALTRLQVRAPGVLAFFIGELAWTPRKLAEAECFPTENLFYMHADGHVYLTLFLYSLLEGLILFLRAIYLAILFSPCIVMAPFVDRFGIEFRKTWFHIIHLTLEKAGPAFIKWGQWAATRPDLFPRDLCAELAKLHTKAPAHSYAYTKMTIEKAFGRNLYDIFENFEEEPVASGSVAQVHRATLKFQYPGQLIKPILVAVKVRHPGVGEAIRRDFVLINLLAKISKFMPTLKWSRLDESVQQFSVFMMSQVDLAREAANLSRFTYNFRKSKDVSFPKPLYPLVHPAVLVETYEHGESVLHYVEELEGFEHIKSGLAHIGTLALLKMLLVDNFIHADMHPGNILVRASRSKASSKKLFKPRPHIIFLDVGMTAELSRKDRNTLLEFFKAVVLRDGRTAAECTLKLSKQQNCPNPEAFIEEIEQTFSYWDSEEGGSFHPAECMQQMLEQVRRHRVNIDGNICTVMVTMLVLEGWQRKLDPGYDVLRTMQTLLFRVDWVESLLYTIEGVMAP, via the exons ATGTCACACCATGCTCAAATTGCCTGGAAAAGGCTTTCTCAGATATGTTCCTACAACGGACCAGTTCTACCACCAATAAGTAGGTTTGCCTGTGCAATAAGCCTTGCCTTAACGCGATTGCAAGTGAGAGCTCCAGGCGTTCTTGCATTTTTCATTGGGGAGCTAGCCTGGACACCAAGAAAATTGGCAGAGGCAGAATGCTTCCCAACagagaatttattttatatgcatGCAGATGGGCATGTTTACTTGACTTTATTTCTATACTCACTTTTAGAGGGTTTGATATTGTTTCTGAGAGCCATATATCTGGCAATTTTGTTCTCGCCCTGCATTGTTATGGCTCCATTTGTGGATCGTTTTGGCATTGAGTTTAGAAAGACATGGTTTCACATTATTCATCTTACATTGGAAAAAGCAGGCCCAGCATTTATTAAATGGGGTCAGTGGGCGGCAACTAGGCCAGATCTCTTCCCAAGAGATCTGTGTGCTGAGCTGGCAAAACTTCATACTAAAGCACCAGCACATAGCTATGCCTACACGAAAATGACTATTGAAAAGGCATTTGGAAggaatttatatgatatatttgaaaattttgaagaagaaCCTGTAGCTTCTGGAAGTGTTGCTCAAGTTCACCGAGCTACCTTAAAATTCCAATATCCTGGCCAACTTATCAAGCCCATTCTGGTTGCTGTGAAGGTTAGACATCCAGGTGTTGGTGAAGCAATCAGAAGggattttgtattaattaatttgcttgcaaaaatatcaaagttcATGCCAACATTGAAATGGTCAAGATTGGATGAAAGTGTACAacaattttctgttttcatgATGTCTCAAGTTGATCTAGCAAGGGAAGCAGCTAATTTGAGTCGTTTCACATACAATTTCCGCAAGTCAAAGGATGTTTCGTTCCCAAAACCTTTGTATCCCCTGGTGCACCCAGCTGTTTTAGTGGAGACTTATGAGCATGGTGAAAGTGTTCTGCACTATGTTGAGGAGCTTGAAGGATTTGAACATATCAAAAGTGGCCTTGCACACATTGGGACTCTTGCACTCCTAAAAATGCTTCTG GTAGACAATTTTATTCATGCAGACATGCATCCAGGAAATATTCTTGTTAGGGCATCTCGGAGCAAGGCTTCAAGTAAAAAGCTTTTTAAACCAAGGCCTCATATCATTTTCCTCGATGTGGGCATGACTGCTGAACTTTCTAGGAAAGATCGAAACACCTTACTGGAGTTCTTTAAGGCTGTAGTGCTTCGAGATGGTCGCACTGCTGCAGAGTGCACACTCAAGTTATCTAAACAACAGAACTGCCCAAACCCAGAGGCTTTCATTGAG GAGATAGAACAAACTTTTAGTTACTGGGATTCTGAAGAAGGTGGTTCTTTTCATCCTGCTGAGTGCATGCAACAAATGCTTGAGCAAGTTCGGCGTCATAGAGTAAACATTGATGGCAATATCTGCACTGTGATGGTAACCATGTTGGTTCTAGAG GGGTGGCAGAGAAAGCTTGACCCAGGGTATGATGTTCTGCGCACAATGCAAACATTGCTATTCAGAGTTGACTGGGTAGAGTCTCTGCTCTACACTATTGAAGGAGTCATGGCTCCTTAA